In the genome of Paracoccus tegillarcae, one region contains:
- a CDS encoding TAXI family TRAP transporter solute-binding subunit: MTFRPRLAAAALALAATALPAQAETQLTFKSAKTGTSYYQMGVELAEAVKAASDGELILTVEESQGSVQNVMEVRARGGDYIFTSPPSLVGSAQEGAGPFDGKGDPKFAEIRALFPIPSLTMHFVVAGTEGGREMSELEGKSVLLGKGTFSATEGEKYLDLFGLMDKVTIADAELSNAGDALKNGQIDAFVSASSWPAPNIIEAAAGTGVRILSLSDEQVEQTGQARVEIPAETYPGQTEDIVTTGLPVVAFTTTAMDEETAYQLTQDFWETREKLAETAAWWAGVSPDQVAEIGALHPGARRYYDEAGIATGG, from the coding sequence ATGACTTTCCGACCTCGCCTGGCCGCCGCCGCTCTGGCCCTTGCCGCGACCGCGCTACCTGCGCAGGCAGAGACGCAGCTGACCTTCAAATCAGCCAAGACCGGCACCTCGTATTATCAGATGGGGGTCGAGTTGGCCGAAGCCGTGAAAGCTGCATCCGACGGGGAGTTGATCCTGACCGTCGAGGAAAGCCAGGGCTCGGTTCAGAATGTGATGGAGGTACGGGCACGTGGCGGTGATTACATCTTTACCTCGCCGCCCTCGCTGGTGGGTAGCGCACAAGAGGGCGCCGGACCCTTTGACGGCAAGGGCGATCCCAAATTTGCCGAGATCCGGGCGCTGTTTCCAATCCCTTCGCTGACCATGCATTTCGTCGTTGCTGGCACCGAGGGCGGGCGCGAGATGTCCGAGCTGGAAGGCAAGAGCGTGCTTTTGGGCAAAGGCACCTTCAGCGCGACCGAGGGTGAGAAATATCTGGATCTGTTCGGTCTGATGGACAAGGTGACGATTGCAGATGCGGAACTGTCGAATGCCGGCGATGCCCTGAAGAATGGCCAGATCGACGCCTTTGTCTCGGCCAGCAGCTGGCCCGCACCCAATATCATCGAGGCCGCAGCCGGCACCGGCGTTCGTATCTTGTCGCTGAGCGATGAGCAGGTCGAACAGACCGGTCAGGCGCGGGTCGAGATCCCGGCAGAGACCTATCCGGGCCAGACCGAGGATATCGTGACCACGGGCCTGCCGGTCGTGGCCTTTACCACCACCGCGATGGACGAAGAAACCGCCTATCAACTGACCCAGGACTTCTGGGAAACCCGGGAAAAGCTGGCCGAAACCGCCGCATGGTGGGCAGGCGTCAGCCCCGATCAGGTGGCCGAAATCGGTGCGCTGCATCCAGGTGCCAGGCGCTACTACGACGAAGCCGGCATTGCGACGGGCGGATAA
- a CDS encoding serine/threonine-protein kinase has product MSSERDNTGDKKDQTAIKPAGLTADDRTQLSDRPTPTPTPLPSSSSPPQPRGAPVRRGDASIPDNAAPTQGVLADRVVEPGVLINNNYRIQRMLSAGGMGEVYKAENVFTGDPVALKIVLPSLASDDGIIQLFKREARILGQLNDSAIVRYHNFVLDQGLGRYCLIMEYIDGNTLWDQVDSFGPITPDPALHLIQRLAHGLGKAHSRGVTHRDLSPDNVMLRANRIEDAVLIDFGIARAVDFGEGTLAGRFAGKFKYVSPEQLGHYGGEIGPAADIYGMALMMAAILRGKALDMGSSAVEAVDARRDIPDLSGLPHEIYPLLQYMLEPDPKARPASMNEVAEMAADPTRIPVRYRMPLWGQKDEKTGRLVTGSLSGAVSAHGIELTSDSPFGPVVAPAEAEVATPQRPTRAKWLPYYAGGAALALLLAVGVWAMLRGDDAAPPETPVETAAQVAEGDGRVLPPRDLGTREGFLANFDLGACAQVQRVSSGMDSGKLMALSDRQIDFDPLLNAYQSRFDARPAVITRRIAAGQCPAVDFVRALQGRSEAPPVLSLDSERLPEGGTVVGRLREAQGRTIWLFLVAADGGVHDLSSRLQPQADGSFTFGFGLALQDLTEAAPQLIVALVSRGSLVGPTAAAAGAASATILPDVRDEITEGGGFAAADIAYFELTPDG; this is encoded by the coding sequence TTGAGCAGCGAGCGCGACAACACCGGCGATAAGAAGGATCAGACGGCAATCAAGCCGGCCGGTCTGACGGCTGATGATCGCACGCAATTGTCCGACCGCCCGACGCCAACTCCTACACCGCTGCCATCCTCTTCGTCACCGCCGCAGCCCCGTGGCGCGCCGGTGCGCCGAGGCGATGCGTCGATTCCCGATAATGCCGCGCCGACGCAGGGCGTTCTGGCGGATCGCGTTGTCGAACCGGGCGTTCTGATCAACAACAATTACCGCATCCAGCGGATGTTATCCGCGGGCGGTATGGGCGAGGTCTACAAGGCCGAGAACGTCTTTACCGGCGATCCTGTGGCGCTGAAGATCGTGCTGCCCAGCCTGGCCAGCGATGACGGCATCATCCAACTGTTCAAGCGCGAGGCCCGGATTCTCGGGCAGCTGAACGACAGCGCCATCGTCAGATACCATAACTTTGTGCTGGATCAGGGCCTTGGTCGATATTGCCTGATCATGGAATATATCGACGGCAATACGCTGTGGGATCAGGTCGACAGCTTTGGCCCGATCACGCCCGACCCGGCGCTGCATCTGATCCAGCGGCTCGCGCATGGGCTGGGCAAGGCGCATTCGCGCGGGGTGACGCACCGCGACCTGTCGCCTGACAATGTGATGCTGCGCGCCAATCGGATCGAGGATGCGGTGCTGATCGACTTTGGCATTGCCCGTGCCGTCGACTTTGGCGAAGGCACCCTGGCCGGGCGCTTTGCCGGCAAGTTCAAATATGTGTCGCCCGAGCAGTTGGGTCACTACGGCGGCGAGATCGGTCCGGCGGCGGATATCTATGGCATGGCGCTGATGATGGCCGCCATTCTGCGCGGCAAGGCGCTGGATATGGGCTCGTCCGCGGTCGAGGCTGTTGATGCCCGGCGCGACATACCCGATCTGTCTGGCCTGCCGCACGAGATCTATCCTCTGCTGCAATATATGCTTGAGCCTGACCCGAAGGCCCGGCCAGCCTCGATGAACGAAGTGGCCGAAATGGCGGCGGACCCGACCCGCATTCCGGTGCGCTATCGGATGCCGCTTTGGGGTCAGAAGGATGAGAAGACCGGGCGGCTGGTGACCGGGTCGCTGTCTGGTGCGGTGTCTGCCCATGGGATCGAGCTTACGTCGGACAGCCCTTTCGGTCCGGTCGTGGCGCCAGCAGAGGCCGAAGTCGCGACGCCGCAACGACCGACGCGCGCGAAATGGCTGCCCTATTATGCCGGCGGCGCGGCGCTTGCGCTGCTGCTGGCGGTGGGTGTCTGGGCGATGCTGCGCGGTGATGATGCCGCGCCGCCGGAAACCCCGGTCGAGACGGCCGCTCAGGTGGCAGAGGGCGACGGTCGGGTCTTGCCGCCCCGAGATCTGGGCACGCGCGAGGGGTTTCTGGCGAATTTCGATCTGGGCGCCTGCGCTCAGGTTCAGCGCGTTTCCTCGGGTATGGATTCCGGCAAGCTGATGGCGTTGTCGGACCGGCAGATCGACTTTGATCCGCTGTTGAACGCCTATCAGTCCCGCTTTGACGCGCGGCCTGCGGTGATCACGCGCCGCATTGCAGCAGGGCAATGCCCGGCGGTCGACTTTGTTCGTGCCCTTCAGGGCCGGTCCGAAGCCCCCCCGGTCTTGTCATTGGATTCCGAAAGATTGCCCGAGGGGGGTACGGTCGTGGGGCGTCTGCGCGAGGCGCAGGGGCGCACGATCTGGTTGTTTCTGGTCGCGGCCGATGGCGGGGTTCATGATCTGTCGTCGCGACTGCAGCCGCAGGCCGATGGCAGCTTCACCTTTGGTTTTGGCCTTGCCCTGCAGGATCTGACCGAGGCTGCGCCGCAATTGATCGTGGCGCTGGTCAGCCGGGGCTCGCTGGTCGGCCCCACCGCTGCCGCTGCCGGTGCGGCAAGCGCTACGATCTTGCCCGATGTCCGCGACGAGATCACCGAAGGCGGTGGCTTCGCCGCCGCCGACATTGCCTATTTCGAGCTGACGCCGGACGGCTGA
- the otnK gene encoding 3-oxo-tetronate kinase, whose translation MGPAPPSGGAGLYSDASSVEADDRRDEQWGQAMLIGVIADDFTGGSDIANTLAKGVPPAGGLRTAQYPGVPTTPADPAIEAGVISLKSRSAQAAEAVADSLVALNWLLAQGCEQIIFKYCSTFDSTDEGNIGPVADALAAALDVAGVVVCPAFPTAGRTVYQGHLFVFDRLLSESGMQNHPLTPMTDPDLRRVLARQSAGEIGLVAWPTVAAGSVAIRDALDRIAAEGQTFAVVDAISDADLMQIGLALDGVPLLTGGSGIALGLPGNFIRAGKAKGGAGPVQPVSGPGAILAGSCSGATRGQVDQHLADHPGLAIDVPAVMEGRVTAADLVAFITANAARAPLVYSSGAPEQVTEMQRRFGREQVAASLDALFADTARELIAQGYRRIVVAGGETSGAVAQAVTQALRVDAMRIGPEIDPGVPILSLNKDQPVLLALKSGNFGAPDFFAKALRMMEGPL comes from the coding sequence TTGGGCCCGGCCCCGCCAAGTGGCGGCGCCGGGCTTTACAGTGACGCCTCGTCGGTCGAAGCTGACGATAGGCGCGACGAGCAGTGGGGGCAGGCCATGTTGATCGGGGTGATTGCCGACGATTTCACCGGCGGCAGCGATATCGCCAATACGCTTGCCAAGGGCGTGCCGCCAGCGGGCGGGCTGCGTACGGCGCAATATCCGGGCGTGCCCACCACACCGGCAGATCCGGCGATCGAGGCCGGTGTGATCTCATTGAAAAGCCGATCCGCCCAAGCGGCCGAGGCGGTGGCGGATTCTCTGGTGGCGCTGAACTGGTTGCTGGCGCAGGGATGCGAGCAGATCATCTTTAAATATTGCTCGACCTTCGATTCGACCGATGAAGGCAATATCGGCCCCGTGGCGGACGCGCTGGCCGCTGCGCTGGACGTCGCTGGCGTAGTCGTCTGCCCGGCTTTTCCCACCGCGGGCCGAACGGTTTATCAGGGGCACCTGTTCGTCTTTGACCGGCTGCTCAGCGAAAGCGGCATGCAGAACCACCCACTGACCCCGATGACCGACCCGGACCTGCGCCGTGTTCTGGCGCGGCAAAGTGCGGGTGAAATCGGTCTGGTCGCCTGGCCGACGGTTGCGGCTGGTTCTGTCGCGATCCGTGACGCGCTGGACCGGATCGCCGCCGAGGGTCAGACATTCGCCGTCGTCGATGCGATCTCGGACGCGGATCTGATGCAGATCGGCCTGGCTCTGGACGGCGTTCCGCTGCTGACGGGCGGCTCGGGCATAGCCCTTGGGCTGCCGGGCAATTTCATTCGGGCAGGCAAGGCCAAAGGCGGCGCGGGGCCGGTTCAACCTGTCAGTGGTCCGGGCGCGATCCTTGCGGGGTCATGCTCGGGTGCCACGCGCGGTCAGGTCGATCAGCATCTGGCGGATCATCCCGGCCTTGCCATTGATGTGCCTGCGGTGATGGAGGGTCGCGTGACCGCCGCCGATCTGGTCGCCTTTATCACCGCCAATGCGGCGCGCGCGCCGCTGGTCTATTCGTCCGGCGCACCGGAGCAGGTGACCGAAATGCAGCGCCGCTTTGGGCGCGAACAGGTGGCCGCATCGCTGGACGCGCTGTTTGCCGATACCGCGCGTGAACTGATTGCGCAGGGCTATCGGCGGATCGTGGTGGCAGGGGGCGAGACCTCGGGCGCGGTGGCGCAGGCCGTCACGCAGGCGCTGCGTGTCGACGCCATGCGGATCGGCCCGGAAATCGACCCTGGCGTCCCGATCCTGAGCCTGAACAAGGACCAGCCGGTGCTGCTGGCGCTGAAATCCGGCAATTTCGGTGCGCCCGATTTCTTTGCCAAGGCGCTGCGCATGATGGAGGGGCCGCTATGA
- a CDS encoding flotillin domain-containing protein, producing MDIVTLSVIVGGFIAFLVLTGLVLARLYRRATREVSLVRTGAGGKKVIMDGGTIVVPLLHEVSPVNMKTLRLEVQRSDEAALITKDRMRVDVGVEFYVSVQPTDEGIARAAQTLGARTFDIDQLREMIEGKLIDGLRAVAAQMTMDELHENRADFVQEVQNTVSEDLLKNGLSLEAVSLTALDQTPFEALDENNAFNAVGMRRLAEVIAVSKKERANIDAEAEVEVRRAAMTAQRQKLLIERDEEQARIEQSQQIETLKAAQQSEVAARREDSMRETERSRIAREESIRSAEIDRERKLREAEINKERELEVADQDRQIIIAQKSEEESRARASADLARAEATKATEAVVTAKQVAEAERQKQIVLIHAAQEAEREATRIRLSAQAEKDAAQDRAEARREEAQADADAITIRAEAKKKDMLAEAEGKRAITDAENTLSESIIAMKIAMAKLEAMPEILSHAMKPVEKIDSIRIHQVTGLGGGIGGGAAANGDKPPVNQALDSIMGMAVQLPALKKLGEDLGISMENGIEGIMGDVPQAAASDQAPPLAGQQKTPPAA from the coding sequence ATGGATATTGTCACACTATCTGTCATTGTCGGCGGTTTTATCGCCTTTCTGGTGCTGACCGGCTTGGTCCTGGCACGACTGTATCGCCGCGCCACGCGCGAGGTCAGCCTGGTGCGGACCGGTGCCGGCGGCAAGAAGGTCATCATGGATGGCGGCACGATCGTTGTGCCTTTGCTGCACGAGGTCAGCCCCGTCAACATGAAGACCCTGCGCCTCGAGGTGCAGCGCAGTGACGAGGCCGCGCTGATCACCAAGGACCGGATGCGGGTCGATGTGGGGGTCGAGTTCTATGTCTCGGTCCAGCCCACCGACGAAGGCATTGCACGGGCAGCGCAAACGCTTGGCGCGCGCACTTTTGACATCGACCAGCTGCGCGAGATGATCGAGGGCAAGCTGATCGACGGTCTGCGCGCCGTGGCTGCGCAGATGACCATGGACGAGTTGCACGAAAACCGTGCGGACTTTGTGCAAGAGGTGCAAAACACGGTTTCCGAGGATCTGCTGAAGAACGGTCTGTCGCTGGAAGCCGTTTCGCTGACCGCGCTGGATCAGACGCCCTTCGAGGCGCTGGACGAAAACAACGCCTTTAACGCGGTGGGTATGCGGCGACTGGCCGAGGTCATCGCCGTGTCCAAGAAAGAGCGCGCCAATATCGACGCCGAAGCCGAGGTCGAGGTGCGTCGTGCGGCCATGACCGCGCAACGTCAAAAGCTGCTGATTGAACGGGACGAGGAACAGGCCCGTATCGAACAGTCACAACAGATCGAGACGCTGAAGGCCGCACAGCAATCCGAGGTCGCCGCCCGTCGCGAGGATTCGATGCGCGAGACAGAGCGCTCGCGGATCGCCCGCGAAGAGTCCATCCGTTCCGCCGAAATCGACCGCGAACGCAAACTGCGCGAGGCCGAGATCAACAAGGAACGCGAACTGGAGGTCGCCGATCAGGATCGCCAGATCATCATCGCGCAGAAATCCGAAGAGGAAAGCCGCGCCCGCGCCTCGGCCGATCTGGCCCGCGCCGAGGCGACCAAGGCGACCGAAGCGGTTGTGACCGCCAAGCAGGTGGCCGAGGCCGAGCGACAGAAGCAGATCGTTCTGATCCACGCCGCGCAAGAGGCGGAACGCGAGGCGACGCGCATTCGTCTGTCCGCACAGGCCGAAAAGGACGCGGCACAGGACCGCGCCGAGGCGCGCCGCGAAGAAGCGCAGGCCGATGCCGATGCGATCACCATTCGCGCCGAGGCCAAAAAGAAAGACATGCTGGCCGAGGCCGAGGGTAAGCGCGCCATCACCGACGCAGAAAACACGCTGAGCGAGAGCATCATCGCAATGAAGATCGCGATGGCCAAGCTGGAGGCAATGCCCGAGATCCTGTCCCATGCGATGAAGCCAGTGGAAAAGATCGATTCGATCCGCATTCATCAGGTCACCGGTCTGGGCGGCGGCATCGGTGGCGGTGCGGCGGCCAATGGCGACAAGCCGCCGGTCAATCAGGCGCTGGATTCGATCATGGGCATGGCCGTCCAATTGCCGGCACTGAAAAAGCTGGGCGAAGATCTGGGCATTTCGATGGAAAATGGCATCGAGGGCATCATGGGCGACGTCCCGCAAGCTGCGGCATCGGACCAGGCCCCGCCTTTGGCCGGCCAGCAGAAAACGCCTCCGGCAGCCTGA
- the otnC gene encoding 3-oxo-tetronate 4-phosphate decarboxylase codes for MTDNERAARDQMVDLCRSLFERGFSVGTAGNVSVRLPDGMLMTPTNVRLGDLQADRIAKIDQEGQHVRGDKPTKEVFLHQAFYATRPQAGAVVHLHSTWATALSCLTDTDPDDCIPPLTPYVVMRVGRVVMLPYVRPGDPRTGDMIRALNGEHAAVLLANHGPVVSGKDLMSAVAAAEELEETAKLLVALRGMNMRLLSPAAVDELKTSFGTL; via the coding sequence ATGACCGATAACGAGCGCGCCGCACGCGATCAGATGGTCGACCTGTGCCGGTCGCTGTTCGAGCGGGGTTTTTCGGTTGGCACTGCCGGGAATGTCTCGGTCCGGCTGCCCGATGGCATGCTGATGACGCCGACCAATGTGCGTCTGGGTGATCTGCAGGCAGACCGCATCGCCAAGATTGATCAGGAGGGCCAGCATGTCAGGGGCGACAAGCCCACCAAGGAAGTGTTCCTGCATCAGGCCTTTTACGCCACCCGGCCGCAGGCGGGCGCTGTGGTGCATCTGCATTCGACATGGGCCACGGCGCTGTCTTGCCTGACCGATACCGATCCCGATGACTGCATCCCGCCGCTGACGCCCTATGTGGTCATGCGCGTGGGGCGGGTGGTGATGCTGCCCTATGTCCGGCCCGGTGATCCCAGGACCGGCGATATGATCCGCGCACTGAACGGCGAACACGCCGCCGTGCTGCTGGCCAATCATGGGCCGGTGGTCAGCGGCAAAGACCTGATGTCAGCCGTCGCCGCCGCCGAAGAGTTGGAGGAAACGGCCAAGCTGCTGGTCGCGTTGCGCGGCATGAATATGCGTCTGCTATCCCCGGCAGCGGTCGATGAGCTCAAGACCAGTTTCGGCACGCTCTAA
- a CDS encoding TRAP transporter permease: protein MTEAGRPTILALIAAALLVAFHLGLIFYGLTPNLIARPLHMALILPWIFFFTGPQPAVQRFTGWLLGGLGIAAACWIAWNADMLADQYGFVETPFQYGVGIVLLLTVLEAARRAIGWPLPIVAALALAYAFWGQHIPGEFGHAPLPLPSLMGTLTLAEGGIWGTLTGVSVGVVAIFVIFGAVLNAGEAGQGFMNLAAAAAGRLRGGAAKVSVLASALFGSISGSASANVASTGAVTMPAMVKLGYPKRIAGAVEAVASSGGQIMPPLMGAGAFVMVELTGVPYTGIVLAATLPAILYFLVVWIGIDAYARRFDLRGIASDDRPEARTVMITSGFFLVPFTILMVAMFGLGYTPQFAACLAIIAATVLLLFGADFRFDARRAAGRMQDALISSARQVAMIAAIILCASIIIGVLAVTGLGVKITSLILSASGGMLWPSLLLTALACLVLGMEVPTTAAYVICVSVAGPALVQLGLEPLQAHLFVFWFALLSTITPPVAGAVFIAAGMVGENWVKVALTAMALGVGLYLIPLGMIANPEVIALATTPVRALLAAAEIAVGAALISHALIAERRPLRTALFALAGFGVLFARPLWAAFG from the coding sequence ATGACCGAGGCGGGCCGACCCACGATCCTGGCGCTTATCGCCGCAGCACTGCTGGTCGCCTTTCATCTGGGGCTGATCTTTTACGGCCTGACGCCGAACCTGATCGCCCGGCCACTGCATATGGCGCTGATCCTGCCCTGGATCTTTTTCTTCACCGGCCCGCAGCCCGCCGTTCAACGCTTCACCGGTTGGCTGTTGGGCGGGCTTGGGATTGCCGCCGCCTGCTGGATCGCCTGGAACGCCGATATGCTGGCCGATCAGTATGGGTTTGTCGAAACGCCGTTCCAGTACGGCGTCGGCATAGTGTTGTTGCTGACCGTGTTAGAGGCGGCACGCCGTGCGATCGGCTGGCCCTTGCCCATCGTGGCCGCGCTGGCCCTGGCCTATGCGTTCTGGGGTCAGCATATTCCGGGCGAATTTGGCCATGCACCGTTGCCCTTGCCCAGCCTGATGGGCACGCTGACGCTGGCCGAAGGCGGCATCTGGGGCACGCTGACCGGCGTGTCGGTGGGGGTGGTGGCGATCTTTGTCATCTTTGGCGCGGTACTGAATGCGGGTGAGGCCGGGCAGGGCTTCATGAACCTGGCCGCCGCTGCTGCAGGCCGTTTGCGGGGCGGGGCGGCCAAGGTGAGTGTGCTGGCCTCGGCCCTGTTCGGGTCGATCTCGGGCTCGGCCTCTGCCAATGTGGCCTCGACCGGGGCGGTGACGATGCCGGCGATGGTCAAGCTGGGCTACCCCAAGCGGATCGCGGGCGCGGTCGAGGCCGTTGCGTCGTCCGGTGGGCAGATCATGCCACCGCTGATGGGGGCGGGGGCCTTTGTCATGGTCGAGTTGACCGGCGTACCCTATACCGGCATCGTTCTGGCCGCCACGCTGCCCGCCATTCTGTATTTTCTGGTCGTCTGGATCGGCATCGACGCCTATGCCCGACGGTTTGACCTGCGCGGCATCGCGTCCGATGACCGGCCCGAGGCTCGCACTGTGATGATCACCTCGGGCTTCTTTCTGGTTCCCTTCACCATCTTGATGGTGGCCATGTTCGGTCTTGGCTACACCCCGCAATTCGCCGCCTGCCTTGCGATCATTGCGGCGACCGTCTTGTTGCTGTTCGGCGCAGATTTCCGCTTTGACGCGCGCCGCGCCGCCGGGCGGATGCAAGACGCGCTTATCTCATCGGCCCGTCAGGTCGCGATGATCGCGGCGATCATTCTGTGCGCCTCGATCATCATCGGTGTGCTGGCGGTGACGGGGCTGGGGGTCAAGATCACCTCGCTGATCCTGTCGGCCTCGGGCGGCATGCTGTGGCCATCCCTGCTGCTGACGGCGCTGGCCTGTCTGGTTCTGGGGATGGAGGTGCCGACCACCGCTGCCTATGTCATCTGCGTCTCGGTCGCGGGCCCGGCGCTGGTGCAATTGGGGCTAGAGCCGCTGCAGGCGCATCTGTTTGTGTTCTGGTTCGCGCTGTTGTCCACGATCACACCGCCGGTCGCCGGCGCTGTCTTTATTGCCGCCGGAATGGTGGGTGAAAACTGGGTCAAGGTGGCGCTGACGGCCATGGCCTTGGGGGTCGGGTTGTATCTGATCCCTCTGGGCATGATCGCCAATCCCGAGGTGATCGCACTTGCCACCACGCCGGTCCGGGCGCTGCTGGCAGCAGCCGAGATCGCGGTCGGGGCCGCGTTGATTTCGCATGCCTTGATCGCTGAACGACGGCCGCTGCGCACGGCGCTGTTTGCGCTGGCTGGCTTTGGGGTTCTGTTCGCAAGGCCGCTTTGGGCCGCATTTGGGTAG
- a CDS encoding LacI family DNA-binding transcriptional regulator: MRPDGKRVQISRRVRLKDIAERCGVSTATVSRALSGRGYVDAALTDTIRKMAVRLNYPLPSSQAGRRVLLAASGPALLDFARSQFTLHVLEGIGERCQTLGMQVETRPVSSLADEAALLAEAQDDSIAGVLMLTIDDDAMLALAREFEKPVVLVNGDDPDMRLSSVTPCNRSAAALATQHLRELGHRRIALLTCSGRRTIARRQEGWRDAMGEDADAALVIEVTDWRADLATDAVATRLTHQPDFTAILATGDALAIGAYQALANAGLSVPGDVSVISIDGLPQTALLSPALTVMAIPMRDIGAVALDLLSGAAANPAAPRRRVELACDLIGRGSDAAPARR; encoded by the coding sequence ATGAGACCCGATGGCAAGCGTGTGCAAATCTCTCGCAGGGTGCGGCTGAAGGACATCGCGGAGCGCTGCGGCGTCTCGACCGCCACCGTGTCACGGGCGCTGTCGGGACGCGGTTATGTCGATGCCGCGCTGACGGACACGATCCGCAAGATGGCCGTGCGCCTGAACTATCCCCTGCCGTCATCGCAGGCCGGGCGACGGGTTCTATTGGCGGCATCCGGGCCTGCCCTGCTGGATTTCGCCCGCAGTCAGTTCACCCTGCATGTGCTGGAGGGGATAGGCGAACGCTGCCAGACCCTGGGCATGCAAGTCGAAACGCGCCCGGTTTCCTCGCTGGCCGATGAGGCCGCATTGCTGGCCGAGGCGCAGGATGACAGCATCGCCGGCGTGCTGATGCTGACCATCGACGATGACGCCATGCTGGCGCTGGCGCGCGAGTTTGAAAAGCCGGTCGTGTTGGTCAACGGCGACGACCCCGATATGCGGCTGTCCTCGGTCACGCCCTGCAACAGATCCGCCGCCGCGCTGGCAACGCAGCACCTGCGCGAGTTGGGGCACAGGCGCATTGCGCTGCTGACCTGTTCCGGCCGACGCACGATTGCCCGCAGACAAGAGGGCTGGCGCGACGCGATGGGCGAGGATGCAGATGCGGCGCTGGTGATCGAGGTCACCGACTGGCGCGCCGATCTGGCCACCGACGCCGTGGCCACCCGCCTGACCCATCAGCCCGACTTTACCGCCATCCTGGCGACGGGCGACGCGCTTGCCATCGGGGCCTATCAGGCGCTGGCCAATGCCGGGCTGTCCGTGCCGGGCGACGTTTCGGTGATCTCGATCGACGGGCTGCCTCAGACCGCGCTGCTTAGCCCCGCGCTGACGGTAATGGCCATTCCCATGCGCGACATCGGTGCGGTCGCGCTGGACCTGCTGTCGGGCGCTGCCGCCAACCCCGCAGCGCCGCGCCGCCGGGTCGAACTGGCTTGCGATCTGATCGGCCGGGGCTCTGATGCGGCACCGGCACGACGATGA
- a CDS encoding OB-fold-containig protein, with protein MFDTFLTSPYLPFTIAFAMLFGLLLLELVFAFVGGSLLGAGGEGIEGPDIGAPDIDVADLEIDFDGLDIDAADLEVAEFDSPDGATPDGAASAGGIAGWLGFGKMPALIWLAAVLLGFGASGYLIQSVAQGVLDRPLPAVIVVVPAAVLALVFAGRFGAGFARILPKTETQSLSERHLGRRIGLITQGTAARGRPAEVRVTDRYGNNHYLRAEPLQDDETLPQGTEVLVLRLRRETGYLLVSLSQ; from the coding sequence ATGTTTGATACGTTTTTGACCTCCCCATACCTGCCCTTTACGATCGCATTCGCGATGTTGTTCGGCCTGTTGCTGCTGGAACTGGTCTTTGCCTTTGTGGGTGGCAGTTTGCTGGGCGCAGGTGGCGAGGGGATCGAAGGTCCGGACATTGGCGCGCCCGATATAGATGTCGCCGATCTGGAAATCGATTTCGACGGGCTTGATATCGACGCCGCCGATCTGGAGGTCGCCGAATTTGACAGCCCCGATGGCGCAACGCCGGATGGCGCGGCCAGTGCGGGTGGCATTGCGGGCTGGCTGGGCTTTGGCAAGATGCCGGCGCTGATCTGGCTGGCGGCGGTTTTGCTGGGATTTGGTGCCTCGGGCTATCTGATCCAAAGCGTGGCACAGGGCGTCCTTGATCGGCCCTTGCCGGCGGTGATCGTCGTCGTTCCCGCGGCTGTTCTGGCATTGGTGTTCGCGGGCCGTTTCGGCGCGGGGTTCGCCCGCATCCTGCCCAAGACCGAGACCCAATCGCTGTCCGAACGCCATCTGGGCCGCCGCATCGGCTTGATCACACAGGGCACAGCGGCGCGTGGCCGGCCGGCAGAGGTGCGCGTCACGGACAGATACGGCAACAATCACTACCTGCGTGCGGAACCGCTGCAGGATGACGAAACACTGCCGCAGGGGACCGAGGTGCTGGTCCTGCGTTTGCGGCGGGAAACCGGATACCTGCTGGTATCGCTTTCACAATAA